A single genomic interval of Dysidea avara chromosome 6, odDysAvar1.4, whole genome shotgun sequence harbors:
- the LOC136259458 gene encoding mitogen-activated protein kinase kinase kinase 5-like, protein MAWIHSTSGLASPSAHPLVKAILGGLQRTLAKPVVKKEPLTIEMVEAMLADADQPGSLSDMRLGTACLLGYAAFLRFSELVELRPCDFSIVGDVMTIHILRKRFSLIFELKQLRGMIDEDPHLFTAEIILNLLLSYRDIQDYESMIELVDKLPNHEQMQKPPIQMWYAFALNRCNNPGDKDHALSVMEEQLKHQENHVSDVLCLCGRIYKDKFVESDYIDNECRDKAIHWNDPEHSDWS, encoded by the exons ATGGCCTGGATCCACTCTACTTCTGGATTAGCCTCACCATCAGCCCATCCGTTGGTGAAAGCAATATTGGGTGGCTTGCAACGTACCCTAGCAAAGCCAGTGGTGAAGAAGGAGCCACTCACAATTGAAATGGTTGAGGCAATGTTAGCAGATGCAGATCAGCCGGGGTCACTTTCTGATATGAGGCTTGGGACCGCATGTTTACTGGGCTATGCTGCATTTCTACGGTTCAGTGAACTAGTGGAGCTACGGCCTTGTGATTTTTCAATCGTTGGAGATGTGATGACCATCCATATCCTCCGAA agcgattttctctaaTATTCGAGCTGAAGCAGTTAAGGGGTATGATTGATGAAGATCCTCATCTCTTCACTGCTGAGATCATCTTAAACCTGTTGTTGTCTTATAGAGACATCCAG GACTATGAGTCAATGATAGAGTTAGTGGATAAGTTACCAAATCATGAACAGATGCAGAAACCTCCCATACAAATGTGGTATGCCTTCGCCCTCAAC AGATGTAACAATCCGGGAGACAAGGACCATGCCCTATCTGTGATGGAGGAACAGTTAAAACATCAGGAGAATCATGTATCAGACGTCTTGTGTTTGTGTGGTAGAATTTACAAGGACAAGTTTGTGGAGTCTGACTATATTGACAATGAGTGTAGGGACAAGGCTATACACTG GAATGACCCTGAACACTCTGATTGGTCGTAA
- the LOC136259457 gene encoding uncharacterized protein: MPRVNLTWRREQLRLYCNQLIDSLVPHSTEMPYTFRLSDLPKLDLQVDRGADFVAWKTQWSSYVSLSGLGEESAETQVHALILCFSRETLSIVDNLGLTTDQRKDTQAIIAAIKRYVDAHINESVERRNFRKRIQQRGETFDDYLVALRELVKTCSFCSPACTAKNIRDQIIGGILEGDTVEHLLQRQDLTLDTAITTCRAEEAAKKQRSAISQPQSDTILTLRKQGPYHKRAGLQPTSPDGPGCGGKPHQGGRSRCPAYSSTCHNCQKVGHYARLSVCHSKQVQPPSHPSLPPSTRQIQVCTNTGFETQPSTLSTIKQVATNDPAPTIPIHLTSLNGSCSTNVLPDSGADISAAGPPLLTLLNDHVHNLIPSDVVPHTANGHKMYPLGYLPVTFTLGKRQCTSNVHVYLNITGTILLWRASKDLGILPDCYPRPSNVELRPQLNVHATTFLPQSSQPQSQTLITEFPSIFDDQIRTMDGEQFHISLMQDAKPFCIKTPRSIPFAYRDKLKDELDLLLSQKVIAPVTTVTEWCAPIVVTPKKNSDRIRMCVDLSHLNKFVRRERYQSSTPAQAVADIAATDAKIFTVLDALKGYHQCPLDESSQLLTTFITPQGRFKYLRAPYGLSSISEHYDRRMAEAFAGLQGFRRIVDDIVIYDNNTSDHAAHVRQFLQRCVEKNIALNLDKCQFFQPAVTFAGFRLSSDGYQVDTTITTAILQYPKPNTRTDLRSFFGLVNQLSSSTDAIAALLTPLRPLLSTKNDFLWSSDHDEAFTKAKASLTKPPVLSFFNLNHPTRLSTDASRQGLGFILQQQSNNKWTLIQAGSRFLTDTESRYAVIELEMLAVAWAIQKCKLFLSGLQHFCLLTDHNPLVPILNSRRLDEIENPRLQRLKSRLMSYNFTAKWIKGSVNDGPDALSRNPVSNPHNSDALAEHDSPNEPALSITELRAITTDAHESLKL, translated from the exons ATGCCTCGTGTCAATCTTACATGGCGCCGCGAGCAGCTACGACTCTATTGTAACCAGCTGATTGATTCCCTGGTGCCG CATTCCACTGAGATGCCATACACCTTCAGACTTAGCGATCTCCCGAAGCTCGACCTCCAAGTGGACAGAGGCGCCGACTTCGTTGCTTGGAAGACCCAATGGAGCTCATATGTTAGTCTATCCGGACTAGGTGAGGAGTCAGCTGAAACACAAGTGCACGCATTAATACTGTGCTTCTCACGTGAGACACTTAGTATCGTCGATAATCTCGGGCTAACTACAGACCAGCGTAAAGACACGCAAGCTATTATCGCCGCTATTAAACGATACGTTGACGCCCACATCAACGAATCAGTCGAGCGTCGCAACTTTCGGAAACGGATCCAACAGCGTGGTGAAACCTTCGATGACTACCTAGTGGCTCTTCGTGAATTAGTTAAGACTTGCAGCTTTTGCTCACCCGCATGCACAGCAAAGAATATCCGGGACCAGATCATCGGAGGTATCCTAGAGGGTGACACGGTTGAACACTTGCTCCAGCGACAAGATCTTACATTAGATACTGCCATCACGACATGTAGAGCAGAAGAAGCTGCAAAGAAGCAACGCTCTGCAATTTCTCAGCCACAATCAGACACCATCCTTACCTTACGAAAACAAGGACCATACCACAAGAGAGCTGGCCTTCAGCCCACCAGTCCCGATGGTCCAGGATGTGGAGGCAAGCCGCACCAAGGAGGCCGCAGTCGCTGCCCAGCTTACTCTtccacgtgccacaactgtcaGAAGGTTGGCCACTATGCACGTCTCAGTGTTTGCCACTCTAAACAAGTTCAGCCACCATCTCACCCTAGCCTCCCGCCATCAACAAGGCAAATTCAGGTATGCACAAACACAGGCTTTGAGACGCAACCGTCTACGTTATCCACCATCAAACAGGTAGCCACCAATGACCCAGCTCCGACCATTCCTATTCACCTCACTTCACTGAATGGTTCTTGCTCGACAAACGTTCTGCCAGACTCAGGAGCAGATATCTCAGCTGCTGGCCCACCACTGTTAACTCTTCTTAACGATCATGTTCATAACCTCATCCCCTCGGATGTCGTCCCCCACACTGCAAATGGCCATAAGATGTATCCCCTTGGATACTTACCTGTCACTTTCACACTCGGCAAGAGACAATGCACTAGCAATGTGCACGTCTATCTAAATATCACTGGTACTATACTTTTATGGAGAGCTTCCAAGGACTTAGGGATACTACCAGACTGTTACCCACGCCCTAGTAATGTAGAGCTTCGCCCACAGCTGAATGTACATGCTACAACCTTCCTTCCACAGTCAAGTCAACCACAGTCGCAAACACTAATCACAGAATTCCCATCCATCTTTGATGACCAGATAAGAACCATGGATGGTGAGCAATTTCACATTAGCCTCATGCAAGATGCAAAACCCTTTTGCATTAAGACACCACGTTCAATCCCATTCGCTTACCGCGACAAATTGAAAGATGAGTTGGACTTACTGTTGTCACAAAAGGTCATTGCTCCAGTCACTACGGTCACAGAGTGGTGTGCACCAATCGTGGTCACCCCTAAGAAGAACAGCGATCGCATCAGGATGTGTGTAGACTTATCTCACCTCAACAAGTTCGTGCGTAGAGAACGCTATCAATCGTCCACACCTGCTCAAGCTGTGGCCGATATAGCAGCAACAGATGCAAAAATATTCACTGTACTAGATGCACTGAAAGGATACCACCAGTGTCCACTAGATGAGTCCAGTCAACTCTTAACCACGTTCATAACCCCTCAAGGTCGTTTCAAATATCTCAGGGCCCCGTATGGCTTATCATCGATTTCTGAACATTATGACCGCAGAATGGCAGAAGCTTTTGCTGGTTTACAAGGCTTTCGTCGCATAGTTGATGACATTGTTATTTATGACAATAATACTTCAGACCATGCTGCTCATGTGCGACAGTTTTTACAGCGGTGCGTAGAGAAGAATATTGCCCTTAACCTGGATAAATGTCAGTTCTTTCAACCAGCAGTCACTTTTGCTGGCTTTCGGTTATCTTCTGATGGATATCAAGTGGACACAACGATTACTACGGCTATTTTGCAATATCCAAAGCCAAACACCAGAACTGACCTTCGCTCCTTTTTTGGCTTAGTAAACCAATTGTCCTCAAGCACTGACGCCATAGCCGCACTCCTGACACCACTAAGACCACTTTTGAGTACTAAAAACGATTTTCTCTGGTCTAGCGATCATGATGAAGCCTTCACAAAAGCCAAGGCGTCACTCACCAAGCCACCGGTCTTGTCATTCTTCAATCTCAATCATCCCACCCGTCTCAGCACTGATGCCAGTAGACAGGGTCTTGGATTCATCCTCCAACAGCAATCCAATAACAAGTGGACCCTCATACAGGCTGGGTCCCGATTCCTCACCGACACAGAATCTAGATATGCTGTTATTGAACTGGAGATGCTAGCTGTCGCATGGGCCATCCAAAAGTGCAAACTATTCCTTTCCGGCCTCCAGCATTTTTGCCTCTTGACTGATCACAACCCTCTTGTCCCTATTCTGAACAGCCGCCGCTTAGATGAAATTGAGAACCCACGCCTTCAACGATTGAAGTCTCGCCTGATGTCTTATAACTTTACGGCAAAGTGGATTAAGGGAAGTGTTAATGATGGCCCTGATGCTCTATCCCGCAATCCTGTATCTAATCCTCACAATAGTGATGCCCTTGCAGAGCATGACTCGCCTAATGAACCAGCCTTATCTATTACAGAGTTGAGAGCTATCACCACTGACGCCCACGAAAGCTTGAAATTGTAA
- the LOC136259456 gene encoding uncharacterized protein — translation MASFGKIDIFQPESEEFSAYLERVELYFEANGIKEDKQVPVFLSLLGAKTYSLLRTLVAPESPRSKSFKTLADLLKDHYEPKPLVIAERFTFHRRNQRREESVMQYLAELRRLATHCKFKDHLDEALRDRFVCGLISETIQKRLLTEDNLDLKRALELAQGMEAAHRNAQVLQDNSETTELTVAHSGSRGPNTVAQMQGEEEIDRVSRYPRTQGASNTEELL, via the coding sequence ATGGCTTCTTTTGGGAAAATTGACATATTCCAGCCGGAATCTGAGGAGTTCTCGGCGTATCTAGAACGAGTAGAACTTTATTTCGAAGCAAACGGGATCAAAGAAGATAAACAAGTACCAGTTTTTCTTAGTCTGTTGGGAGCGAAGACGTACAGTCTTTTAAGGACGCTTGTTGCACCGGAGTCTCCAAGGAGCAAATCGTTTAAGACGCTAGCAGACTTGTTAAAAGATCATTACGAACCCAAGCCCTTGGTGATCGCCGAGAGATTTACGTTTCACAGAAGAAACCAACGTCGCGAAGAATCTGTCATGCAATACTTAGCGGAGCTTAGAAGATTGGCCACTCATTGCAAATTTAAGGATCATCTTGACGAAGCGTTGCGTGACCGCTTCGTCTGTGGTTTGATCAGCGAGACCATTCAGAAACGACTATTGACGGAAGATAACCTTGATCTCAAACGTGCACTGGAGCTAGCACAAGGAATGGAAGCAGCTCACAGAAATGCACAAGTGCTTCAGGACAACAGCGAAACTACTGAATTAACAGTAGCACACAGTGGTAGCAGGGGACCCAATACAGTTGCTCAGATGCAAGGAGAGGAGGAAATTGATCGGGTCAGCAGGTACCCCAGGACACAAGGAGCCAGTAACACGGAGGAGTTGCTATAG